The Paraburkholderia sp. ZP32-5 genome includes a window with the following:
- a CDS encoding mannose-1-phosphate guanylyltransferase/mannose-6-phosphate isomerase, whose amino-acid sequence MTAAAPVTPAGIRPTPASSSMTSTPTRVKLKVHPVILAGGSGTRLWPMSREQHPKQLIGLLGEESLLQSTTRRLDGLEAAYPLSEQFVVVANEEQRFTTAEQLRTSAKASRLILEPARRDTAPALTVAALSVAAQDEDGIMVVMPADHAVTDTAGFHTAVAAGVRHAAAGHIVTMGIVPTRAETGYGYIRIGAPLEQLPTDIVSDVASDADATDNEACAPLVAHRLDRFVEKPHLELAQHYVESREYWWNSGIFIMRASTWLNAIRQLQPAIYAACVEAYAGGTADGDFFRLQRDAFSASPSNSIDYAVMEQLGHDPRVAAGVVVPLKAGWSDVGSWDAIWDICDKDADANVARGRVMFEGAASTFAHSEGRLIACVGTRDLVVVETADAILVADKSCVQDVKKIVNRLREDGELEADSHRKVHRPWGNYDSVDTGERFQVKRIVVKPGARLSLQMHHHRAEHWIVVRGTALVTRGEERFIVSENESAYIPLGVTHRLENPGKMPLEMIEVQSGSYLGEDDIVRFDDTYGRN is encoded by the coding sequence ATGACAGCTGCGGCCCCGGTCACGCCTGCCGGCATCCGGCCCACACCCGCTTCATCCTCCATGACTTCAACACCCACGCGCGTGAAGCTGAAGGTTCATCCCGTGATTCTCGCGGGCGGTTCCGGTACGCGGCTGTGGCCGATGTCGCGCGAGCAGCATCCGAAGCAGCTGATCGGTCTGCTCGGCGAAGAATCGCTGCTGCAATCGACGACCCGCCGTCTCGATGGACTCGAAGCCGCTTATCCGCTCTCTGAACAGTTCGTGGTGGTGGCCAACGAAGAACAGCGCTTTACGACCGCCGAACAGTTGCGCACGAGCGCCAAGGCGAGCCGGCTGATTCTCGAACCGGCGCGGCGCGACACCGCACCCGCGTTGACGGTCGCGGCGTTATCCGTCGCCGCGCAGGACGAAGACGGCATCATGGTCGTGATGCCCGCCGATCACGCGGTCACCGACACCGCAGGCTTTCACACGGCGGTGGCCGCCGGCGTACGGCACGCGGCGGCCGGCCATATCGTCACGATGGGTATCGTGCCGACGCGCGCCGAAACCGGCTATGGCTACATCCGCATCGGCGCTCCGCTCGAGCAGTTGCCGACGGATATCGTTAGTGATGTCGCTAGTGATGCCGATGCCACGGATAACGAAGCGTGTGCGCCGCTCGTCGCGCACCGGCTCGATCGCTTCGTCGAAAAGCCGCATCTGGAACTCGCGCAGCACTATGTCGAATCACGCGAATATTGGTGGAATAGCGGCATTTTCATCATGCGCGCGTCGACGTGGCTCAACGCGATCCGTCAGTTGCAGCCCGCGATTTACGCAGCGTGCGTGGAGGCCTATGCAGGCGGCACCGCGGACGGCGACTTCTTCCGCCTGCAACGCGATGCGTTCAGCGCCTCGCCGTCGAATTCGATCGACTATGCGGTGATGGAGCAACTCGGCCACGACCCGCGCGTGGCCGCGGGCGTGGTCGTACCGCTGAAAGCGGGCTGGTCCGATGTCGGCTCATGGGACGCGATCTGGGACATCTGCGACAAGGACGCCGACGCCAATGTCGCGCGCGGGCGCGTGATGTTCGAAGGCGCGGCCTCGACGTTCGCGCACTCCGAAGGACGGTTGATCGCCTGCGTCGGCACGCGCGATCTCGTCGTCGTCGAAACCGCGGATGCGATTCTCGTCGCCGATAAATCGTGCGTGCAGGATGTGAAGAAGATCGTCAACCGGCTTCGCGAGGATGGCGAACTCGAAGCGGATAGTCATCGCAAGGTGCATCGTCCGTGGGGCAACTACGATTCGGTCGATACCGGCGAGCGCTTTCAGGTCAAGCGCATCGTCGTGAAGCCGGGCGCGCGGCTATCGTTGCAGATGCATCATCATCGCGCCGAGCACTGGATCGTCGTGCGCGGCACCGCGCTCGTCACGCGCGGCGAGGAGCGCTTCATCGTGTCGGAAAACGAATCGGCTTATATTCCGCTCGGCGTCACCCATCGCCTGGAGAACCCGGGCAAGATGCCGCTCGAAATGATCGAGGTGCAGTCGGGTTCATATCTTGGCGAAGACGATATCGTGCGTTTCGACGATACGTATGGGCGGAATTGA
- a CDS encoding undecaprenyl-phosphate glucose phosphotransferase, whose protein sequence is MLSVLARLIDIAMVALGAVLAAAVYSGRVVWLDDMQSVSLAFGCLLVVVFFPALGIYQSWRGKPLYDLLSRVMGGWLMVEVTGVLISFSVHRSDSLSRLWLVYWAGATIVLLVVTKVIVYSILRGLRREGFNQRAVAIVGGAPYGRFLIGQMRGRPEAGFTPVVVFDESGTINPYEDPDSADAIEGVPVERDYRRLIELVRQRAIRELWLALPISKEKAIHRFVSDLRNDFVNIRFIPDVGSLTLFNQPMVELLGVPAINLAASPITDLRVLPKRVFDRLFAFGALAALAPLMLVIAVMVKLSSPGPVFFRQKRKGIDGREFEIFKFRSMRVHKEEVGKITQATRRDPRITAVGAFLRRTSLDELPQFINVLRGEMSVVGPRPHALEHDDIYKELVKGYMHRYRIKPGITGWAQINGYRGETDRIEKMMGRVKLDLYYMQHWTFWLDIKIVVLTLWKGFAGSNAY, encoded by the coding sequence ATGCTGAGCGTTCTGGCGAGGCTCATCGACATCGCGATGGTCGCGCTCGGCGCCGTGCTCGCGGCGGCCGTGTATAGCGGGCGCGTGGTGTGGCTCGACGACATGCAAAGCGTGTCGCTCGCGTTCGGCTGCCTGCTGGTGGTGGTGTTTTTCCCGGCGCTCGGCATCTATCAGTCGTGGCGCGGCAAGCCGCTCTACGATCTGCTGTCGCGCGTGATGGGCGGCTGGCTGATGGTCGAAGTGACCGGCGTGCTGATCAGCTTCAGCGTGCACCGCTCGGACAGCCTGTCGCGTTTGTGGCTCGTGTACTGGGCCGGAGCGACGATCGTGCTGCTGGTCGTCACGAAGGTCATCGTCTATTCGATCCTGCGCGGGCTGCGGCGCGAGGGCTTCAATCAGCGCGCGGTTGCGATCGTCGGCGGCGCGCCGTATGGGCGCTTCCTGATCGGGCAGATGCGCGGCCGCCCGGAGGCGGGTTTCACGCCGGTCGTCGTGTTCGATGAGAGCGGCACGATCAATCCGTACGAAGACCCCGACAGTGCCGATGCGATCGAAGGCGTGCCGGTCGAGCGCGACTACCGGCGTCTCATTGAACTGGTGCGGCAGCGCGCGATTCGCGAGCTGTGGCTCGCGCTGCCGATTTCGAAAGAGAAGGCGATCCATCGCTTCGTCAGCGATCTGCGCAACGACTTCGTGAATATCCGCTTCATCCCGGACGTCGGCAGCCTGACGCTGTTCAATCAGCCGATGGTCGAACTGCTCGGCGTGCCCGCGATCAATCTCGCCGCGTCGCCGATCACCGATCTGCGCGTGCTGCCCAAGCGTGTATTCGATCGTCTGTTCGCGTTCGGTGCGCTCGCCGCGCTCGCGCCGCTGATGCTGGTGATCGCGGTAATGGTCAAACTCAGTTCGCCGGGGCCGGTGTTTTTCCGCCAGAAGAGAAAGGGCATCGACGGCCGCGAGTTCGAGATCTTCAAGTTCCGCTCGATGAGGGTGCACAAGGAAGAGGTCGGCAAGATCACCCAGGCGACCCGGCGCGATCCGCGCATCACCGCGGTGGGCGCGTTCCTGCGCCGCACGAGCCTCGACGAGCTGCCGCAATTCATCAACGTGCTGCGCGGCGAGATGTCGGTAGTCGGGCCGCGCCCGCATGCGCTCGAACACGACGACATCTACAAGGAGCTGGTGAAGGGCTATATGCACCGCTACCGGATCAAGCCGGGCATCACCGGCTGGGCGCAAATCAATGGCTATCGCGGCGAAACCGACCGCATCGAAAAGATGATGGGCCGGGTGAAGCTCGATCTGTACTACATGCAGCACTGGACCTTCTGGCTCGACATCAAGATCGTCGTGCTGACGCTGTGGAAGGGTTTCGCGGGCAGCAACGCGTACTGA